In Palaemon carinicauda isolate YSFRI2023 chromosome 18, ASM3689809v2, whole genome shotgun sequence, a genomic segment contains:
- the LOC137657394 gene encoding uncharacterized protein has product MRLLNLYVVFVAHVNYHGANADRLSLTGFMFNLENASMNIPDKEEKDNLRLSLIFNSELQDGNGINPLLSKTQGMYRLIKRGMFKISNKTKKRSDEPCHESTIEKQYCVIMSISFPISVFFQVWLLSSNAMPTHTLLASPYRQVNDSRQGLSNHAMRMKLQKDVAMFTSNMMSLLIKSGSAHQLHVIYDDTNPGILAMMHVLNQAYSDVIGLSFSESSELLENVLKSKIYKREMRNIVVVCNKDNTLSIFDKVRERNLESPTIHWYVIMQNDYSSEMLNRLREGTQLSFSYG; this is encoded by the exons ATGAGACTTCTAAATCTTTATGTGGTGTTTGTGGCCCATGTTAATTATCACGGTGCTAACGCTGACAGACTGTCACTGACGGGTTTCATGTTCAATCTTGAAAATGCCTCAATGAATATACCAGATAAGGAGGAAAAGGATAACTTGAGATTAAGTTTGATATTTAACAGTGAACTTCAAGATGGAAATGGGATAAATCCATTGCTTAGTAAAACTCAGGGTATGTACCGTCTGATCAAGAGAGGTATGttcaaaatatcaaacaaaaccaaAAAACGTTCAGATGAACCGTGCCACGAATCAACGATCGAAAAGCA GTACTGTGTCATCATGAGTATTTCTTTTCCGATAAGCGTCTTCTTTCAAGTCTGGTTGCTCAGCTCAAACG CAATGCCGACCCACACCCTCCTTGCCAGTCCCTACCGTCAAGTGAATGATTCCAGACAAGGGCTTTCCAACCACGCTATGAG GATGAAACTTCAGAAGGATGTGGCCATGTTCACTTCTAATATGATGTCTCTTTTGATCAAGTCTGGATCGGCCCATCAACTGCACGTCATCTACGACGATACCAAcccag GCATTTTGGCAATGATGCACGTATTGAACCAGGCTTACAGTGATGTCATCGGGCTGAGCTTTTCAGAATCGTCGGAGTTGTTGGAAAATGTTCTGAAGTCGAAGATTTATAAACGTGAAATGAGGAACATAGTGGTCGTCTGCAATAAAGATAATACTCTTAGTATCTTTGATAAG GTCAGAGAAAGAAACTTAGAATCTCCAACTATTCACTGGTACGTTATTATGCAGAACGATTATTCATCGGAGATGTTGAATAGGTTGAGGGAAGGAACCCAA TTATCTTTCAGTTATGGATGA